In Antarcticibacterium arcticum, the genomic stretch GGAGATGAAAGGGAATAAATAGCGGGCTAAGCAATTTTATGAAAGCTAAAATAACAAACGATCATAATACATATATAGTTGATCTTTCCAAACCCCTGGATATATCCTTGAGCCTTAGAGGAGACGATAAGAATCCTGTGGCCTGGTACCTGGGGCATCCAAGAATTTTTCCGGTACGGGACGGCGATTTTGTTGGAAAGGTAAGTGAGGGAGCATCAACAAACTTCAATAATGTTCAATTTAATCCGCACGCTCACGGCACGCATACCGAGTGCGTGGGCCATATCACCAGGGAATTTTACAGTATCAATGACAGTCTTAAAACATTCTTTTTTACCGCGCGGCTTATAAGCCTGGAACCAGAAAAGAGGGGAGAGGATTTGGTCATTACTGAAGAGCAGATAAAGAGGGATTTAAGAAAAAATGAGGTGGAAGCCTTTATTATTCGCACCCATCCCAATTATATTGATAAGC encodes the following:
- a CDS encoding cyclase family protein encodes the protein MKAKITNDHNTYIVDLSKPLDISLSLRGDDKNPVAWYLGHPRIFPVRDGDFVGKVSEGASTNFNNVQFNPHAHGTHTECVGHITREFYSINDSLKTFFFTARLISLEPEKRGEDLVITEEQIKRDLRKNEVEAFIIRTHPNYIDKRSKKYSHTNWPYLEEKAAKYIKDCGIKHLLIDLPSVDKEKDEGKLLAHKAFWDYPKNTRFDATITELIYVPNKIEDGDYILNLQAASFENDAAPSRPVLYKPENDM